CGGCAACCTCTCCGGCGCATCCGCCTTCCCAACCCAGGGCTTGTGGTGGCTCTCATCGCAGGTTCCGTCAGGCAACCGGACAGATTGGTCACACGAACCCCTCCCGATCCTCGAGGTCGATTCCGCCGCCGCGGACTGGTACGCCAACGGCGTTGTGGGCCCCTCGGCCCAATACGGCGACACCGACGAAGACCGCAGCACGATGTACGTCTTCTTTACCGGAGTCAGTTGTGAGACTGACTGGCTGCGGGCGGCAAGGAAGTCAGTCGTCAGGGGGTCCAGGCCGCCATTCCCCGCGCCGTTCTATCTCAGCATCGCGAGGGCGCAGTTTCGCAGGGGACAACATACTGCTGGCCGTGCCATCGAGTGAGAGGAGATGACGACCGCTGGGTGACGCGAGCGCAGCAGCAACGACGCCGGGGTCCGGAACTGGCGGTTCCGGAGCCCCTCCCCGCTCCGACCGCTATACGTTAAACCAGAATTCAACCGAGTTTCGGCGCGTAGGGCCATCTGACCCCACAGTTACCCGTCGATCATCGGGATGGGATCCAACGATGGTGAAGGATCGGATCTCAGCCTCCCGTAGGTGTCCACGTCGATCCGCTGCCCGCCCACGAGGAACTTCTCGCGCTCGGTTCCCTCTTTCACGAACCCCGCACGCCTCGCTACCGCTCCAGATGCTGGGTTGTTCACCCGATGACCGAGTTCCAGGCGCGCCAGCTCGCCTGTCGTCAGCGCCCACCGAGCGATGGTGGCCGCAGCCGCGGCGGTCCATCCGCGTCCGCGAGCGGCATCGGTCATCCAATACCAGAACCAGCCGCTGCGATTCTCGTCGTCAACACTCACGCACACCAGGCCGACCAGCGCGTGGTCGGCAACGATGGCCCACGCATCGTGGCGCGAGTCCGACTTCACCAAGCGGCTCACATAGCGCTCAGCCTCAGCTAGCGTTGACACGTCGCCCTGGCGAGCCATGTCGGGGTTAGACATGAAGGCAGCGAGAACGGAGGGCGCATCAGCACGACGAAGCCGGCGCAATGCCGGGGGCGCAGCTTTCACCCGACGCTCAACGGCGTGATCGCGGCGACCTTGTCGCGTAGCGCCCGGCGCTCGAGCCGCAGCTCATAGTTCGACTGCAGGTTCATCCAGAATTCCTCGGACGTCCCGAAGTACCGTGCCAGACGGATCGCTGTGTCCGCGGTGATACCGCGCTTGCCGTGCACGATCTCGTTGATCCGCCGCGGCGGCACGTCGATGGACACGGCCAGCTTGTTCTGCGTGATCGCGAAGCCCTCTATGAAATCCTCCATCAGGATCTCTCCCGGGTGGATCGGCTCGATCAGGTCGGCCTCAGGGGTAGTCGACGAGTTCGACATTGTCTGCACCTCCCTCTCTCCAGACGAAGCAGAAACGCCATTGCGCGTTCACCCGGATGCGGTGCTGGCCGCGACGGTCGCCCACCAGCCGTTCCAACCGGTTCCCCGGAGGAATCCGAAGATCCTCCACATCCTTGGCCGCATGGATCAGCCCGAGCTTCCGCATGGTCACCCGCTGCACCGTCCGATCGACGCGCTTGACGTACTGCTCATGCCAGATGCGTTCAGTGTCCTTGCTCCCGAACGATCTGATCACGAAACCAGCATATAACGCGAGTCGTCAATAACGCTAGACGTTAAACTGGAATTCCACCACATGCCCACACGTGGGGCAATCTCACTCAGCAGTGGTAGTGCGCCTGCAGGATCACGAGACCATCGACGTCCACAGGTACACCAGCCATCGATCGTCGGTGATGCGCCGCGACCACGGACCCTGCGCTCCGTGCTTCATCTGCCATTCAAGGTCGTAGACCTCGACGGCGACATGGTCCTCGTTCACGCACTCGATCAGCGGCAACATGGTTGTGCACACCTTGCTGTTACTGATGGACATGATGTAAGGACCTCTTCGGTCAGACGATTGGTCGCACCATGGGGGCAGTCATGTCGTACCGAGAATCTGAACTCCACTACGTTCTGCAGCTGAACAGCCTCAGCGAGCGGCTCTCCCTGCTTCGCTCAGCGGGATCCCAGTGGGCCGACTACATCAAAAGTGGCCGTCAAGAAGTCCCGATTGCGCTCGCAGTTCCGTAATGAGAGATCGAATGCTCCATCGAACAGCGGTCTCCCTGAGCCGAGCATCACTGGCGCAATGGAGACCTTGATTTCGTCCAGCATCCCGGCGGATGCGAAGGACCCGGCCAGATTGCCGCCGCCCATCATCCACACGTCCTTTTCGCCAGCAGCCTCCTCGATGGCCGCACGATGATCAGTCGGTTCCCCGGCGAGGAATATGACATGCTCGTTCGCTGGTTTCAGGCCACGGTGGGTGAATACGAAGGTCGGCATCTGCGGCAACCAATCAGGATGGTTCTCGAGCACCCACCGATAGGTCGTCGCTCCCATTACCTGCGCACCGACGTCCGCTATGAGGGCGTCGGCGCTGCCTGGGCCGTCTACGTCGATATCCTGTTTGAACAGCCAGGCGAGCGAGTCGTGCTCGTCGGCCAGGAAGCCGTCCAAGGTGGTGGCGGTGTAGTAGCGGTAGCGATTTGTGTTTGTCATTACAGGCCTCCTGACATGTGGCGGTGCCATATGATCGGGTCGGGATCGAGATGATTGACATCAGTTCCGGACTGCGTCAGCATCCAGCGGACGATTTGGCGTCGGTGTGCCGAGAACGTGAGGACATGTGCGACGATCTGAGAGAACAAGAAGGACTCAGGCGGGTCGCACAGCGCGTCGATCACCCGGTCACCCCAGGCGCCGCGGCGTTCGATCGCTCGGGTCGTCGCGAGCCACCGGGCGGCGATCTCGTCATGTCGTCGACGTAACGTCACCGCGTCGTCCCTGCCTCCGAGGTCCGGCGAGTCCTCGCCGTCAATGCTGGCAAGCCATGGAAGCTTGTCAAGTGCGAGATGACGGAGTACGTCAGCGAGCGTGGTCTCCGTCCCTACCCACGACAGAACCTGATGTCCTGGCATCCGTACGCGCCGGTATTCCTGGTCGTCGACAGACGTCGCGGCCGCGAGCAAATCGTCGGTGTCGTCCAGATCGTGCCGGATCATCAACGCCACCACGTCGCCTGCGAACTGTTCCTCCTCGGCGTCGATATAGAGCACCGTCGGAGAATGGAAATGGATGCCGTTCGGTGCGGGCAACCAGTGCGTCCGTTCGCCCTGGGTCGGCCACGCACTCGGAGCACACCCGAACGCACGGGAGAACGCACGCGAGAACCCATCGGCCGAGTCGTATCCTGCCGAGAACGCTGTGTCCGTCACGGAGCTTCCGCGCCGCAACTCCCAGGCAGCTCGCTCCAACAACACTCGCCGCCGGATCGCCACGGGCGACTCCCCCGCCGCGCTGCGCACTTGACGTGTGAAATGGAACGGCGAGGAGTACGACGATCCGGCCATCTGGCCAAGGACGGCACTTTCACCCTCGTGGTCAGCAAGCACCACGTCGAGTAACTGTCGGATCCGGTCACGCCCGCTTCTAACCTTGTTCACCTGACCAGTATGCCCAGACTTGTGGGTCCCGCACCCGACCGATCTTGCTCAGATCCAATGCGACGGCATCCCGACACATTCTTCTCGATACACCAAGGACGAGCATTTGTCGCGAATCCATGAACCGGGAACGCCGGCCCCTGGAGCAAGTCCCAGCTACTTACACATTGAACCGGAACTCCACCACGTCGCCGTCGACCATCACATACTCTTTGCCTTCCATCCGGACCTTGCCGGCGGATTTGGCGGCAGCCATGGTGCCATTGACATCCAGGTCTTCGAAGGAGACGACCTCTGCCTTGATGAAGCCCTTCTGGAAGTCGGTGTGGATGACGCCGGCCGCCTCGGGGGCAGTTGCGCCCTTCGGAATCGTCCACGCCCGGGATTCCTTGGGGCCGGCGGTCAGGTAGGTCTGCAGTCCCAAGGTGTCGAACCCGACCCGGGCCAACTGGTCCAGGCCCGCTTCCTCCTGGCCGGTCGATTCCAACATCTCACGGGCCTCCTCTTCGTCGAGCTCGGCGAGCTCCGATTCGAATTTGGCATCGAGGAAGATCGCTTCGACGGGCGCCACCAGGTCGCGCATCTGAGCCTTCTTCTCCTCATCAGCGAGGACATCGTCGTCGACGTTGAAGACATAGAGGAAGGGCTTGACGGTCATCAGCTGAAGTTCGTGCAGCGCAGTGACGTCGAAGTCGTCGGCCTGCATCGCCTGATAGAGGGTCTTCCCGCCCTCGAGAATCTCGACGGCTGAGTCGATCGCGGTCAGCTGCTCGGCAGGGGCACGCTTGCCTTTGACCTCTTTCTCGATCCTCGGTCGTGCTTTCTCCAGGGTCTGAAGATCGGCGAGGATGAGTTCGGTGTTGATCGTGCCGATGTCGTCGGCAGGACTGATCTTGCCGTCGACATGGACGACATCGTCATCGACGAATCCGCGGATGACCTGGCAGATCGCGTCTGCCTCTCGGATATTGGCGAGGAACTGATTCCCCAACCCCTCGCCTTCGGAGGCGCCGCGGACGATTCCCGCGATATCGACGAAGTCGACGGTTGCGTTGAGGATGCGTTCGGAGTTGAAGAGCTCCGCCAGCCGAGTCAGTCGCGCGTCGGGCAGCGGCACGACGCCTACGTTCGGTTCGATCGTCGCGAACGGGTAGTTCGCAGAGAGAACTTGATTCTTGGTCAATGCATTAAACATGGTCGACTTGCCGACGTTGGGCAGTCCCACGATTCCGATAGTTAGAGCCACGGTAGCCAAGTCTATCCCGCCGCCGAGGTGGTCCTCGAATTGGCATGATGCTCCTATAGATGTCAAACGGATTCGAGCAGGTATTTGCGGTACTCATCGGCGAATTCGTCATTGCGAGCCAGCCCGCGTTCGAGTCGTGAGATCGTGATGACCCATGTGCTGAAATGCTCGGCAACGGTTTTGAGAGTCATCTTCTTCGATTGCCGAAAAGGTCGTAGATCGTCAATAGCAGGCACGGCTGGTGGGTTGGTGATCAGGGAATACACCTCGTTGGCGACGTAACGCTTCAAACACCGCATGATCTCTTTCTTCGACTTCCCCTCTGCTGTCCGACGCGCCACATACCTTTTGGTGCGTGGATCGCGGGCCATTCGGACTTTCACGATGTCGTAGAGCGCACTGTTTGCTTGTCGGTCACCACCCCGGTTGAGTCTGTGCCGGTTCGTCTTGCCCGATGATGCCTGCAAAGGGCTGGCCCCACAGAGTGCCGCGAACGCGGCCTTCGACGTGATCCGCTCCGGGTTCTCTCCCGCAGTGACCAATAGCTTCGCAGCGGAGACCGGGCCGATGCCCTTGGCCGCTGCCAGTGCTGGAGCGATGTCCTTGGTGAGGGCGGCGAGCTGGTCGTAAGCGGTGTCGATCTCGTCGGTGAGGAACTCGATACGACGAGCCAGTCGGTGCAGGACGATTTCGAGATGGTCATCTGCTGCCGGTGGGGTTGCGAGGAGAGCCGCGTGGAGGTCATCACTGTTGAGTCCGGCGTACTGCTCCCGGACGGCAGCGGGCGCGGTGGTGAGGAAATGGATGATCTGCGTGGTGGCGGCCGTGCGAGCCTTGATCGCCGTCGTCCGGGCCTTCAACAGCATGCGGATGCCGTCGATGGCTCCGCCGAGGAGTTTCGGGACTGGGAGGTCATCGGCGTCGGCAGCGACGGTCTTCGCCGCGGAATAGGCGTCGATGGGGTCGGACTTCCCGCCGCGTCGGGTCTGCCTGTTGGGGCGGATGACTTCTTTGACGGTGATGTTGTGGGTGCGCAGGTAGGCGGTGATTCCGGCCCCGTAGGAGGCGGTGCCTTCGATGCCGATGGCGATGATGGTGCCGAAGGTGAGGACGAAGTCGAGCAGTGACTGATAGCCGATGCCGGTGGTGGGGAACTCCTGATCACCGAGTTTCTTGCCGACTTCGTTGATGATGCCGACGTGGTTCGTGTTCTGGTGGGTGTCGATGCCTGCGTACACATTCGGTCGTGGTGCTGTCATGATGGTGTCTGCCTCTTCCATTGGACTGGTGGGGCGAGGGCCAGTCGGTCGGGCAGACAGGACGTAGACGAGACTCCGTGGTCGCGGAGTCACGCTCCTATGAGGTCATGTCCCCACCGGCTGGTTCTCTTCGGTGGGTGACAGAGTCTCCGGTGGACTGATCACGAGAAGGACACCACATTGGTGGGGCAGTCAGTGCCCGGGTCACACCGGAAATCTGTCTTTAACATTCTCTACGTCAGTGCCGTCTGTCACGCTTGGGTCATGATTTCTTTCCCCGCCGCAGGACTCATCACCGGCTTCATTCTGGCGATCGTCATCAGCGCCGCCCTCGGCTTCCTCCTCGGGCGTGCACTCACCCGTTCCCGCTATATCGAGCGACTCACCCGCGCAGAAACCACGTCTCGCATTCTCACCGACAGGACCGAGGATCTGGAAGCCGATGCGCAGATGGCCGGTGAGATCACGGCCGCCATCGGGCCATTGGCCGCAAGCGTCAACCACCTCCAGGAGAATCTTCAGGACCAGGACCGCACACAGCTGGAGCAGATCACCCGCCTCAACACACAGATCGGTCAGCTCAGCCAACAGAATCTCCGCCTGCAGGAGCAGACGGGCTCACTGGCCGGTGCGCTCAACTCGACGACTCAGCGAGGAGACTGGGGCGAGGTTCAGCTGCGACGCATCGTCGAATACTCAGGGCTCCTCCCCCACGTCGACTTCGACACTCAGGTCAGCAGCACCCGAGACGGCAGGAGTCACCGTCCGGATATGACGGTCAATCTGCCCGGCGGCGGGACGATCATCATCGATGCCAAGACTCCACTGTCGGCGCGGATGGAATCTGCTGACGCCACCGACGAGGATCATGCTCGCGCACTGCTGCGCCATGTCGACTCCCTCGCATCCAAGGAATATTGGAAGTCGTTCGAAGCGGCTCCGGACTTCGTGGTCTGCTTCGTGCCCACGGACGGACTGCTGTCGTCGGCGGCGGCCACCTACCCGAAGATGATCGACCATGCTTTGGGCAAGAACGTCGTCCTCGCTTCCCCGGCGACTCTTCTCGTTCTGCTCAAGACGGTAGCCCTCAATTGGCGGCAGGCGGATATGAGCACGTCTGCCACTGAAGTCCTCAGGCTCGGCACAGAACTCTACGAACGCATCGGCACTCTGGTCAGTCATGTGACGCGAATGGGGTCGAGTCTCGACCGGTCTGTCGACGACTACAATCGATTCGTCGCCTCTTTGGAGTCACGATTCCTCGTCACTGCGCGAAAATTCCCGTCCACGGGGATCGTCGACACCGAACTCGATGCGGTTGCGCAATTGGATTCGCGCAGTCGCGGGGTCAGCGCAGAAGAGCTCATACGACCGTCCTCCGCGGGTCAGGATCCCTTCACGTCGGAGAGCCCGACCGATCTGAGAGGGCGCCATACGGGCACCGCCTAGCGCGTGTCCTGTAAGTGTTCGGACCGGCGGCGTGGCTGCTATTCATGGGTCCTGATTTCTGCTCACCTAGAGGACATGGTTGGACGCGGAGAACTCACGGACAAGGCATGGGAGGCCATCGCTCCACTGCTACCGG
The Brevibacterium marinum genome window above contains:
- a CDS encoding GNAT family N-acetyltransferase is translated as MKAAPPALRRLRRADAPSVLAAFMSNPDMARQGDVSTLAEAERYVSRLVKSDSRHDAWAIVADHALVGLVCVSVDDENRSGWFWYWMTDAARGRGWTAAAAATIARWALTTGELARLELGHRVNNPASGAVARRAGFVKEGTEREKFLVGGQRIDVDTYGRLRSDPSPSLDPIPMIDG
- a CDS encoding HigA family addiction module antitoxin; amino-acid sequence: MSNSSTTPEADLIEPIHPGEILMEDFIEGFAITQNKLAVSIDVPPRRINEIVHGKRGITADTAIRLARYFGTSEEFWMNLQSNYELRLERRALRDKVAAITPLSVG
- a CDS encoding type II toxin-antitoxin system RelE/ParE family toxin is translated as MIRSFGSKDTERIWHEQYVKRVDRTVQRVTMRKLGLIHAAKDVEDLRIPPGNRLERLVGDRRGQHRIRVNAQWRFCFVWREGGADNVELVDYP
- a CDS encoding dihydrofolate reductase family protein: MTNTNRYRYYTATTLDGFLADEHDSLAWLFKQDIDVDGPGSADALIADVGAQVMGATTYRWVLENHPDWLPQMPTFVFTHRGLKPANEHVIFLAGEPTDHRAAIEEAAGEKDVWMMGGGNLAGSFASAGMLDEIKVSIAPVMLGSGRPLFDGAFDLSLRNCERNRDFLTATFDVVGPLGSR
- a CDS encoding DinB family protein; translation: MLYIDAEEEQFAGDVVALMIRHDLDDTDDLLAAATSVDDQEYRRVRMPGHQVLSWVGTETTLADVLRHLALDKLPWLASIDGEDSPDLGGRDDAVTLRRRHDEIAARWLATTRAIERRGAWGDRVIDALCDPPESFLFSQIVAHVLTFSAHRRQIVRWMLTQSGTDVNHLDPDPIIWHRHMSGGL
- the ychF gene encoding redox-regulated ATPase YchF, producing MALTIGIVGLPNVGKSTMFNALTKNQVLSANYPFATIEPNVGVVPLPDARLTRLAELFNSERILNATVDFVDIAGIVRGASEGEGLGNQFLANIREADAICQVIRGFVDDDVVHVDGKISPADDIGTINTELILADLQTLEKARPRIEKEVKGKRAPAEQLTAIDSAVEILEGGKTLYQAMQADDFDVTALHELQLMTVKPFLYVFNVDDDVLADEEKKAQMRDLVAPVEAIFLDAKFESELAELDEEEAREMLESTGQEEAGLDQLARVGFDTLGLQTYLTAGPKESRAWTIPKGATAPEAAGVIHTDFQKGFIKAEVVSFEDLDVNGTMAAAKSAGKVRMEGKEYVMVDGDVVEFRFNV
- a CDS encoding IS110 family transposase, with translation MTAPRPNVYAGIDTHQNTNHVGIINEVGKKLGDQEFPTTGIGYQSLLDFVLTFGTIIAIGIEGTASYGAGITAYLRTHNITVKEVIRPNRQTRRGGKSDPIDAYSAAKTVAADADDLPVPKLLGGAIDGIRMLLKARTTAIKARTAATTQIIHFLTTAPAAVREQYAGLNSDDLHAALLATPPAADDHLEIVLHRLARRIEFLTDEIDTAYDQLAALTKDIAPALAAAKGIGPVSAAKLLVTAGENPERITSKAAFAALCGASPLQASSGKTNRHRLNRGGDRQANSALYDIVKVRMARDPRTKRYVARRTAEGKSKKEIMRCLKRYVANEVYSLITNPPAVPAIDDLRPFRQSKKMTLKTVAEHFSTWVITISRLERGLARNDEFADEYRKYLLESV
- a CDS encoding DNA recombination protein RmuC; its protein translation is MISFPAAGLITGFILAIVISAALGFLLGRALTRSRYIERLTRAETTSRILTDRTEDLEADAQMAGEITAAIGPLAASVNHLQENLQDQDRTQLEQITRLNTQIGQLSQQNLRLQEQTGSLAGALNSTTQRGDWGEVQLRRIVEYSGLLPHVDFDTQVSSTRDGRSHRPDMTVNLPGGGTIIIDAKTPLSARMESADATDEDHARALLRHVDSLASKEYWKSFEAAPDFVVCFVPTDGLLSSAAATYPKMIDHALGKNVVLASPATLLVLLKTVALNWRQADMSTSATEVLRLGTELYERIGTLVSHVTRMGSSLDRSVDDYNRFVASLESRFLVTARKFPSTGIVDTELDAVAQLDSRSRGVSAEELIRPSSAGQDPFTSESPTDLRGRHTGTA